One Pyrococcus furiosus DSM 3638 genomic region harbors:
- a CDS encoding 2,3-phosphoglycerate synthetase, whose amino-acid sequence MKLALIDGEHYPDVNRWAIEKIKPCCAVFVGGTEKIGSIRDIEKALNIKVYHSPNIFEALSKAISENNITEVIDLSDEPVLTPNLRFRIASYLLKLGITYKGADFEFRAKEWKKIDIPSISIIGTGKRVGKTAIGGFVGRTLKELYKVVIVTMGRGGPEKPEVIRGDLMEITPEFLLKVSEEGKHAASDHFEDALTAGVITVGCRRCGGGLAGFSFFDIIDEGIEIAKSLNPDIIVFEGSGPTFPNVLADGFITITSAIHGTEKIEQYFGPLRIGLADIVVVTMADSVSEEKLKRITQAIREINPEADIHLTRFVPRLIGEVDGKAIIATTNPQSAKKFSEELEKMGIEVVYYTGNLAKRNILKDELAKVNYDDTAIVELKAGAVDVVIRHAFSRGKRVVFLDNEPKNIDGKDLKEAVINLARRIVNDKGN is encoded by the coding sequence ATGAAATTGGCCCTCATCGATGGAGAGCACTATCCAGATGTCAACAGATGGGCCATTGAAAAAATCAAACCCTGTTGTGCCGTTTTTGTTGGAGGAACTGAAAAGATCGGGAGCATAAGAGATATTGAGAAAGCTTTGAATATTAAGGTTTATCACTCTCCCAACATTTTTGAAGCACTATCCAAGGCCATTTCTGAAAATAACATTACGGAAGTCATAGATTTAAGTGATGAACCTGTTTTAACTCCCAATTTGAGGTTTAGGATAGCTTCTTACCTACTTAAACTTGGTATAACTTACAAAGGAGCTGACTTTGAGTTTAGGGCTAAAGAATGGAAGAAAATTGATATTCCTTCTATTTCCATCATTGGAACTGGGAAAAGAGTAGGAAAAACAGCCATAGGTGGCTTTGTAGGGAGAACACTAAAAGAGCTTTACAAAGTTGTCATAGTGACAATGGGAAGAGGAGGTCCAGAAAAGCCTGAGGTGATTAGGGGAGATCTGATGGAGATAACTCCAGAGTTCCTCCTAAAGGTCTCTGAAGAAGGGAAGCATGCGGCATCAGATCACTTTGAAGACGCACTAACGGCCGGTGTAATAACAGTAGGATGTAGGAGATGTGGGGGAGGGCTAGCAGGTTTTTCTTTCTTTGATATAATTGATGAAGGCATAGAGATTGCAAAATCTCTTAATCCTGACATTATAGTGTTTGAGGGATCTGGCCCAACATTTCCTAATGTCTTGGCCGATGGTTTCATTACAATAACGAGTGCAATTCATGGGACGGAAAAAATTGAGCAATACTTTGGGCCATTGAGAATAGGGCTTGCAGATATAGTAGTTGTTACAATGGCTGATTCCGTGAGTGAGGAAAAGCTAAAAAGAATTACCCAAGCTATTAGGGAAATCAATCCAGAGGCTGATATCCACTTAACAAGATTTGTTCCCAGGTTGATAGGGGAGGTGGATGGGAAGGCGATTATAGCAACAACAAATCCACAATCTGCAAAGAAATTTTCAGAAGAACTTGAAAAGATGGGAATAGAGGTAGTATACTACACAGGCAACCTCGCCAAAAGAAACATCTTAAAGGATGAGCTCGCAAAAGTTAATTATGATGACACGGCCATAGTGGAATTGAAGGCAGGAGCTGTAGATGTGGTAATCAGACATGCATTTTCTCGGGGCAAAAGGGTTGTATTTTTAGACAATGAACCCAAGAACATTGATGGAAAAGACCTGAAAGAGGCAGTAATAAACCTCGCCAGGAGGATTGTAAATGATAAAGGTAATTGA
- the wtpA gene encoding tungstate ABC transporter substrate-binding protein WtpA codes for MKKRLLALIVAFAVLTAGCLGSESKEVTLIVFHAGSLSVPFQEVEKEFSEYAERNLGIKVSFQDEASGSVMAVRKVTDLGRKADVIGVADYTLIPQLLIPNYTDFYVLFATNEIVIAFTDKSRYVEEMKSNPDKWYEILAREDVRFGFSDPNQDPCGYRSLMVIKLADLYYGKEIFKELIEENTNIYSNGTQIYAPKEITVNPGKIVIRPKETDLLGLVESGSIDYIFIYKSVAKQHNLSYITLPSEINLGDFSKEKFYGQISITLGSTGKTIKAKPIVYGVTVLKDAPNREVAIEFLRYLLSENGKRIFEKNHQDFLEPPIAFGNVPEELKPLVSIEK; via the coding sequence ATGAAGAAAAGACTTTTAGCTCTAATAGTTGCTTTTGCGGTATTAACTGCTGGGTGTTTGGGAAGTGAGAGCAAAGAAGTTACACTGATAGTATTTCACGCAGGTTCTCTAAGTGTTCCCTTCCAAGAAGTTGAGAAGGAATTCTCTGAATATGCTGAAAGAAACCTCGGGATTAAGGTGTCATTCCAAGACGAAGCCAGTGGAAGCGTTATGGCAGTTAGGAAGGTCACAGATTTAGGGAGAAAAGCTGATGTAATTGGAGTGGCAGATTACACTTTAATACCCCAGCTATTGATACCAAACTACACGGATTTCTATGTCCTTTTTGCAACAAATGAAATTGTAATAGCATTCACAGATAAGAGCAGGTATGTAGAAGAAATGAAAAGCAATCCGGATAAATGGTATGAAATTCTGGCTAGGGAAGATGTAAGATTTGGATTCAGCGATCCAAACCAAGATCCCTGTGGCTACCGTTCTCTTATGGTAATAAAGTTAGCGGATTTGTATTATGGAAAGGAGATATTCAAAGAGCTTATTGAAGAAAATACAAACATCTATTCAAATGGAACGCAGATCTACGCTCCTAAGGAGATTACAGTTAATCCTGGCAAGATTGTGATTAGACCAAAAGAAACAGATCTCCTAGGTCTAGTTGAAAGTGGAAGCATTGACTACATCTTCATCTATAAAAGCGTTGCCAAACAGCATAATCTTTCTTACATAACTCTTCCTAGTGAAATAAACTTGGGAGATTTTAGCAAAGAGAAATTCTACGGTCAGATCTCGATAACCTTGGGCTCTACTGGAAAGACAATAAAAGCCAAGCCAATAGTTTATGGAGTGACCGTACTGAAAGACGCTCCTAATAGGGAAGTGGCCATAGAATTTCTGAGATATCTCCTGAGCGAGAATGGAAAAAGAATATTTGAAAAGAACCACCAGGACTTTCTAGAACCTCCAATAGCATTTGGAAATGTGCCCGAGGAATTGAAGCCTCTGGTCTCGATTGAAAAGTGA
- the wtpB gene encoding tungstate ABC transporter permease WtpB, whose amino-acid sequence MDRRDYLAYAFAGLGAFLVAFIGLPLFMIFIKQAYDLEALQRTLVDPLVIESIRNSLFTATVSTLLGILFGVPLGYVLARKEFKGKNFVQALIDTPIVIPHSVVGIMLLVTFSDAILDNYKGIVAVMLFVSSPFIVNSARDGFLSVDEKLEYVARTLGASGLRTFFSVTLPNAIHSIASGAIMAWARAISEVGAILIVAYYPKTAQVLIMEYFNNYGLRASRPIAVILVTISLAVFIFLRWLVGRGRNA is encoded by the coding sequence ATGGATAGAAGAGACTACTTAGCTTACGCCTTTGCAGGATTAGGGGCATTCTTAGTGGCATTTATTGGCCTTCCCTTATTCATGATTTTCATAAAGCAAGCATACGATCTTGAAGCTCTACAGAGGACATTAGTTGATCCATTGGTTATTGAGTCAATTAGAAATTCTCTATTTACAGCAACTGTTTCAACCCTCCTGGGAATTCTCTTTGGTGTTCCCTTGGGCTATGTCTTAGCGAGAAAGGAATTCAAGGGTAAAAATTTTGTTCAAGCTCTTATCGACACTCCAATTGTAATCCCTCACTCTGTTGTTGGAATAATGCTCCTTGTTACATTTTCCGATGCAATTCTTGACAACTATAAGGGAATAGTGGCAGTGATGTTGTTTGTGTCTTCCCCATTCATAGTGAACTCCGCTAGGGATGGCTTCTTAAGTGTCGATGAAAAGCTTGAATACGTAGCAAGAACATTGGGTGCTTCTGGACTAAGAACTTTCTTTTCTGTGACACTTCCAAATGCTATTCATTCTATAGCAAGTGGGGCAATTATGGCTTGGGCAAGGGCAATAAGTGAAGTTGGTGCTATTTTGATAGTTGCCTATTATCCAAAGACGGCTCAAGTTCTGATTATGGAGTACTTCAACAATTATGGACTTAGGGCCTCTAGACCAATTGCAGTTATTTTAGTTACGATAAGCCTTGCAGTGTTCATTTTCCTACGGTGGCTAGTTGGGAGGGGGAGAAATGCTTGA
- the wtpC gene encoding tungstate ABC transporter ATP-binding protein WtpC: protein MLEVQGISKKWKDFHLKDISFSVMDGEYFIVLGPSGAGKTVLLEIIAGIIPPDGGKVLLDGKDITLLPPEKRGIAYVPQNYALFPNMSVFDNIAFGLKVRRVPRSEIEKRVLEISEVLGIRHLLHRKPRTLSGGEQQRVAVARALVIEPEIILLDEPFANLDVQIRSRLINEMKRWRRELGFTAIHVTHSFEEALALGDRVGIMLNGKLVQVGEIREVFSRPNSEEVAKFLGFENIIEGIADGRVLHVGKLRIELPLEAKGRVRIGIRPEDILISTERIKTSARNVFKAKVEAIEDVGPLVKLTLNVCDITLRAFITRSSLVELGIEEGKEVYASFKASAIHVF from the coding sequence ATGCTTGAAGTGCAAGGAATATCAAAGAAGTGGAAAGACTTTCATCTAAAGGATATAAGCTTCTCGGTAATGGATGGAGAGTATTTCATAGTCCTTGGCCCTAGCGGGGCTGGGAAGACGGTGTTGCTTGAGATAATAGCCGGTATAATTCCTCCAGATGGGGGAAAAGTGTTGCTCGATGGGAAGGACATAACTCTCCTCCCTCCAGAAAAGAGGGGAATAGCCTACGTTCCACAGAACTATGCCCTCTTCCCCAACATGAGCGTTTTTGACAATATAGCCTTTGGACTCAAGGTAAGAAGGGTTCCCAGGAGTGAAATAGAGAAAAGAGTTTTGGAGATATCTGAGGTTCTAGGGATAAGGCATCTCCTCCATAGAAAACCACGGACATTGAGTGGAGGAGAACAGCAGAGAGTTGCTGTAGCAAGAGCCTTAGTAATTGAGCCTGAGATAATACTTCTTGATGAGCCGTTTGCAAACCTTGACGTTCAAATAAGGAGTAGATTAATTAATGAAATGAAACGATGGAGAAGGGAACTGGGCTTTACTGCCATCCATGTAACGCACTCATTTGAAGAGGCCTTGGCTCTTGGGGATAGAGTTGGTATAATGTTGAATGGTAAGTTAGTCCAGGTGGGAGAAATTAGAGAAGTGTTTTCAAGGCCAAATAGTGAAGAAGTAGCTAAATTTTTGGGATTTGAAAACATTATCGAAGGCATTGCTGATGGGAGAGTTCTCCACGTAGGAAAGCTTAGAATAGAGCTTCCCCTTGAGGCTAAGGGGAGGGTTAGGATAGGAATAAGGCCTGAAGATATATTGATTTCAACTGAAAGAATCAAAACATCCGCTAGAAATGTATTCAAAGCTAAGGTGGAGGCGATAGAAGATGTTGGCCCTCTTGTCAAATTAACCCTTAATGTTTGTGACATAACTCTTAGGGCGTTTATAACAAGATCATCTCTAGTGGAGCTTGGGATAGAAGAGGGAAAAGAAGTCTATGCGAGCTTTAAAGCCTCTGCAATCCATGTTTTCTAG
- a CDS encoding RNA 2'-phosphotransferase, translating into MVGGDRRFKVSKLMAYILRHSPWEFGLEPDEEGFVELADLIRAIKTVYPWVTEEFIKEIVEKDSKGRYEIRGSKIRARYGHSYPVVLKHEEDTESKVLYHGTIRENLKGILKEGIKPMKRQYVHLSLSYEDAYYTGRRHGKDVVVLLIDAECLRRKGYKILKAGKRVRIVKHVPVECISEILD; encoded by the coding sequence TTGGTAGGAGGAGATAGGAGGTTCAAGGTTAGCAAGTTAATGGCCTATATCCTACGACACTCCCCCTGGGAATTCGGACTAGAGCCAGATGAAGAGGGATTCGTAGAGTTAGCTGACTTAATCAGAGCAATAAAAACAGTTTACCCCTGGGTTACTGAAGAGTTCATAAAGGAAATCGTTGAGAAAGATAGCAAGGGGAGGTATGAGATAAGGGGAAGCAAAATTAGGGCTAGATATGGCCATAGCTATCCCGTAGTGCTGAAACACGAGGAAGATACAGAAAGCAAAGTCCTCTACCACGGAACAATTAGAGAGAACTTGAAAGGAATACTCAAGGAAGGAATAAAGCCTATGAAAAGGCAGTATGTTCACCTCAGCTTAAGCTATGAAGATGCCTATTACACAGGAAGAAGGCACGGAAAAGATGTTGTAGTTCTCCTCATTGACGCTGAATGTCTGAGAAGAAAGGGATACAAGATTTTAAAAGCAGGAAAGAGAGTGAGAATTGTAAAGCACGTTCCCGTAGAGTGCATTTCTGAGATTCTTGACTAG
- a CDS encoding bifunctional RecB family nuclease/DEAD/DEAH box helicase, with translation MITLELHPSEIARYFELEECSHYFSNLLLRKRGELQEFEPIIRRKEIETIELAKWGDEFELSLLQEFKKGEALKKLGVKELPRFYGFLTENDTPVRKFFEKYFKDGIIVEEDPDKLLEIINSEKSAVIYQAPLKGRIGKFDVSGRADFIIKVGKTLYLLEAKFTKEEKFYHRIQAIIYAHLLSQMIEGYEIKLAVVTKENFPIPSNFLRFPGDVEELKITLEEKLGGILREQELWIDARCTTCPFEALCLSKALEERSLGLLSLPPGIIRILKEEGIKDLKDMAKLFEFKENSPTNFEEPSIKDPKKTQEIAKRTGINLLKLSRIAQAILKYLDEGETTPLFIPRTGYNLPMDERVGDVEPSYYPPRSLVKVFFYVQTSPITDTIIGISALVKNRQNGERIIVKFVDEPPIEVSDAQEKERMLLIEFFRDVIDAVKSLSPTDKVYLHMYFYNRKQRDDLMDAVKRHKEIRENNAVMALLSLRRAIDWESFSIIKDEIIRRHALPLSPGLGFVTVATQFGYRWRRNKTFARMLEVVARRENGKINLKTLLNISETGIGPEYYPIIDRDNEGIPFTLFWSALVKLATEEDNSRIKRDIRDILSQMVEALKTIEERIPEQYKDAFVKKEGIPKEDLENFDIKKEELADILLEYLQLEFDARFRERSEYYRLPLSIRAYSEESALIKIENIEKKKNDCLLFGKIVLIDENGRIKEYNPKEVLIDIDEGSLVVVTPKKFLDKLRRDPVQRISKSPLGIVEAIDHETGKVVIRLIRVSPGRFTLKHSKFSCKNGLLTITYPEGEVKVTPGEIVIVDPSVDDIGMERAYNVLSEISQGELKHEIYQKVKAIYEGNTESRYEVNIWKKKHIEEFLSRVKKINEEQKKFAIDINNFLVTLQGPPGTGKTSGAIAPAILARAYSMVKDKKNGLFVVTGVSHRAVNEALIKTLKLKKELENTLKELRKIDLIRAVSGEEAIKIIKEELEREIKDDVDRIRFTAQEITHSSKQRSLDKYFANSGTVRIVFGTPQTLNKLMKNTKEVELVVIDEASMMDLPMFFLSTKVCKGQVLLVGDHRQMEPIQVHEWQLEDRKTFEEHYPFLSALNFIRFLRGELDERELKKFKRILGREPPEWKKDKNEVLPLYRLVRTYRLPQEIADLLSDAIYRADGIKLISEKKKRRKIIARHKDEFLSIVLDDRYPFVLILHDEGNSTKINELEAKIVEKIIKRVENIDIGVVVPYRAQKRLIASLIDSAQVDTVERFQGGEKSLIVISMTSSDPRIPGKGF, from the coding sequence GTGATTACTTTGGAGCTACATCCAAGTGAGATAGCTAGATATTTCGAGCTTGAAGAGTGTTCCCACTATTTCTCTAACCTACTTTTAAGAAAGAGAGGCGAATTGCAGGAATTTGAGCCGATAATAAGGAGAAAAGAAATAGAAACCATAGAGCTCGCCAAATGGGGAGACGAGTTCGAGCTCTCCCTTCTTCAGGAATTTAAAAAAGGTGAAGCATTAAAAAAGCTTGGAGTTAAAGAACTACCAAGATTCTATGGTTTTTTAACGGAAAACGACACCCCTGTAAGAAAGTTCTTTGAAAAGTACTTTAAAGATGGAATAATAGTGGAAGAAGATCCAGACAAACTTTTAGAAATTATAAACAGTGAGAAAAGTGCCGTTATCTATCAAGCCCCCTTAAAAGGCAGAATAGGGAAATTTGATGTCTCAGGAAGGGCAGACTTCATAATAAAGGTTGGGAAAACACTTTACCTACTCGAGGCTAAGTTTACTAAGGAAGAGAAGTTCTACCACAGGATTCAGGCCATTATCTATGCTCACCTTCTAAGTCAAATGATCGAAGGTTACGAAATTAAACTAGCTGTTGTAACAAAGGAGAACTTTCCCATTCCCTCAAACTTCCTAAGATTCCCAGGAGACGTGGAAGAGTTAAAGATAACCCTAGAAGAAAAGCTTGGTGGAATACTAAGAGAACAAGAACTTTGGATAGACGCAAGGTGTACTACTTGCCCCTTTGAGGCTTTATGCTTGTCTAAGGCTCTTGAGGAAAGAAGTCTAGGACTATTAAGCCTTCCCCCTGGGATAATTAGAATACTCAAAGAAGAAGGGATAAAAGACTTAAAAGACATGGCTAAGCTATTTGAATTCAAAGAAAATTCCCCTACAAACTTTGAAGAGCCCTCAATAAAAGATCCAAAGAAGACTCAAGAGATAGCAAAAAGAACGGGAATAAACTTACTAAAGCTCTCAAGGATAGCTCAGGCAATCCTTAAATATTTAGATGAGGGAGAAACAACACCCCTGTTCATCCCCAGGACGGGGTATAATCTGCCAATGGATGAGAGAGTAGGTGATGTTGAGCCCTCTTACTATCCTCCAAGGAGCTTAGTGAAAGTGTTCTTCTATGTCCAGACAAGCCCAATAACAGACACAATAATCGGAATTTCAGCCCTTGTAAAGAATAGGCAAAATGGAGAGCGGATAATTGTTAAGTTCGTCGATGAGCCCCCCATAGAAGTTTCAGATGCCCAAGAAAAGGAGAGAATGCTTCTAATTGAGTTCTTTAGGGATGTTATTGATGCCGTAAAGTCACTATCTCCAACCGATAAAGTCTACCTACACATGTACTTTTACAATAGAAAACAGAGAGATGACCTTATGGATGCCGTAAAGAGACACAAAGAGATAAGAGAAAACAATGCAGTCATGGCCTTGCTAAGCTTGAGAAGAGCCATAGATTGGGAGAGCTTTTCAATAATAAAGGATGAGATAATAAGGAGGCATGCCTTACCACTTTCTCCTGGCCTGGGATTCGTTACAGTTGCTACTCAGTTTGGATACAGATGGAGAAGGAACAAAACCTTTGCGCGAATGCTTGAGGTTGTAGCAAGAAGAGAAAATGGTAAGATAAATCTCAAAACTCTCCTTAACATTTCTGAAACGGGAATTGGGCCAGAATATTATCCAATCATCGATAGGGATAACGAAGGAATACCCTTCACACTTTTCTGGAGCGCACTGGTCAAATTAGCTACTGAGGAAGACAATTCAAGAATTAAGAGGGATATAAGGGACATACTCTCCCAAATGGTTGAGGCCCTCAAAACAATTGAAGAGAGAATTCCCGAGCAATATAAAGACGCCTTCGTGAAAAAAGAGGGAATACCCAAAGAAGATCTCGAAAACTTTGACATAAAGAAGGAAGAATTAGCTGATATCCTTCTTGAATACTTACAATTAGAGTTCGATGCAAGATTTAGAGAACGATCCGAATACTATAGGCTTCCCCTATCAATAAGAGCATACTCAGAGGAATCAGCACTAATTAAGATAGAAAACATTGAAAAGAAGAAAAATGACTGTCTGTTGTTTGGAAAAATCGTGCTAATTGACGAAAATGGAAGAATAAAAGAGTATAATCCAAAAGAAGTTCTTATAGATATTGATGAAGGTTCTCTTGTAGTTGTAACGCCAAAGAAATTCTTAGATAAGCTAAGAAGAGATCCCGTTCAAAGAATAAGCAAATCACCGTTAGGAATAGTTGAGGCTATAGATCACGAGACAGGAAAAGTTGTTATAAGGTTAATAAGAGTCTCTCCAGGCAGATTTACACTCAAACACTCTAAGTTTAGTTGTAAAAATGGACTATTGACAATAACCTATCCTGAAGGGGAAGTGAAAGTTACTCCTGGAGAGATAGTTATAGTAGATCCTAGCGTCGATGACATAGGAATGGAAAGGGCATACAATGTGCTCTCAGAAATATCCCAAGGGGAACTCAAGCATGAAATTTATCAGAAGGTCAAAGCAATATACGAAGGGAACACGGAATCAAGATACGAAGTCAACATCTGGAAGAAAAAGCACATAGAAGAATTTCTCTCCAGAGTTAAGAAGATCAACGAAGAACAGAAAAAGTTTGCAATTGACATAAACAACTTTCTAGTCACCCTTCAAGGCCCCCCTGGGACTGGGAAGACATCAGGGGCCATAGCCCCAGCAATTCTCGCAAGAGCATATTCAATGGTGAAGGACAAAAAGAATGGCCTCTTTGTAGTTACTGGAGTCTCACACAGGGCAGTTAATGAGGCCCTGATAAAGACTTTAAAGCTAAAGAAAGAGCTGGAGAATACATTAAAAGAGCTTAGAAAGATAGATCTAATTAGAGCAGTCTCTGGGGAAGAGGCAATCAAAATAATTAAAGAGGAACTAGAGAGGGAAATAAAGGATGATGTCGACAGAATTAGATTTACAGCACAAGAAATTACCCACTCTTCAAAGCAAAGATCATTAGACAAATATTTTGCTAATTCTGGAACTGTGAGGATAGTATTTGGAACACCACAGACTTTGAACAAGCTTATGAAGAATACAAAAGAAGTCGAACTAGTTGTCATAGATGAAGCTAGTATGATGGACTTACCAATGTTCTTCCTCTCAACAAAAGTTTGTAAAGGTCAAGTTCTCTTGGTCGGGGATCACAGGCAGATGGAGCCAATTCAAGTCCATGAATGGCAATTAGAGGACAGAAAGACATTTGAAGAGCACTATCCATTCCTTTCAGCCCTTAACTTCATTAGATTTCTCAGGGGAGAGTTGGATGAAAGAGAACTTAAGAAGTTTAAGAGAATCCTTGGAAGGGAACCTCCAGAATGGAAGAAGGACAAGAACGAGGTTCTCCCTCTCTATAGGTTAGTAAGAACTTATAGGTTGCCCCAGGAAATAGCTGATCTACTGAGTGATGCAATATACAGAGCAGATGGCATAAAATTGATTAGTGAAAAGAAAAAGAGGAGAAAGATAATTGCCAGGCACAAGGATGAGTTTCTATCGATAGTTTTAGATGACAGGTATCCTTTCGTTCTAATACTTCATGACGAGGGCAATTCCACAAAGATTAACGAGCTGGAAGCAAAGATAGTAGAGAAGATAATCAAAAGAGTAGAGAATATTGATATAGGAGTTGTAGTTCCATATAGAGCTCAAAAGAGATTAATAGCTTCATTAATAGATAGTGCCCAGGTGGACACAGTTGAGAGATTCCAAGGGGGAGAGAAATCTTTAATAGTAATTTCAATGACTTCCAGCGACCCCCGCATACCTGGGAAAGGTTTTTGA
- a CDS encoding alanyl-tRNA editing protein: MTRLLYYEDAYLKEAKAKVLEVKDNALLLDQTIFYPTGGGQPHDRGWINGVEVLDVYKDEEGNVWHVVKELEKFKPGDEVELKLDWEYRYKLMRIHSALHLLENVLDQILGKGNWEVVGSGMTHEKGRLDVGYPENLNAYKEKIIELFNRYVDEGGEIKIWWEGEKRYTQIRDFDPIPCGGTHVKDIREIGHIKKLKRSSIGRGKQRLEIWLED; this comes from the coding sequence ATGACCAGATTGCTATACTATGAAGACGCATACTTGAAAGAGGCAAAGGCAAAGGTTCTCGAAGTAAAAGACAATGCCCTTCTCCTAGATCAGACAATATTCTACCCCACAGGAGGAGGACAGCCACACGATAGAGGATGGATAAACGGCGTCGAAGTTCTTGATGTGTATAAAGATGAAGAAGGAAACGTGTGGCATGTAGTAAAAGAACTAGAAAAGTTTAAACCTGGAGATGAGGTTGAGCTCAAGCTCGATTGGGAATACAGATACAAGCTCATGAGAATACACTCAGCCCTTCACCTTCTCGAAAATGTCCTCGACCAGATATTAGGAAAAGGGAATTGGGAGGTTGTGGGGAGTGGGATGACCCACGAAAAAGGAAGACTAGACGTGGGATATCCCGAAAACTTAAATGCCTACAAGGAGAAGATAATAGAGCTCTTCAATAGGTATGTTGACGAAGGAGGAGAAATTAAGATCTGGTGGGAAGGAGAAAAGAGATATACCCAAATCAGAGATTTTGACCCCATACCTTGTGGAGGGACGCACGTTAAAGACATAAGGGAGATAGGACACATAAAAAAGCTCAAGCGTTCAAGCATAGGAAGAGGAAAGCAGAGATTGGAGATATGGCTGGAAGATTAG
- a CDS encoding CBS domain-containing protein, whose translation MDVKAPIKVYMTKKLIGVTPDTTVQEASKLMMEFEIGSLVVIDEKGNVIGFFTKSDILRRVVVPGLPYDTPVKDIMTKELITVNSNTPLGEVLRKMARHRIKHILIEEEGKIVGIFTLSDLLEASRRKLETAISTE comes from the coding sequence GTGGATGTGAAGGCACCTATAAAGGTTTACATGACGAAGAAACTCATTGGAGTTACACCAGACACCACGGTGCAAGAAGCATCTAAGCTAATGATGGAATTTGAGATCGGTTCGCTGGTTGTCATTGATGAAAAAGGAAATGTGATAGGATTTTTCACAAAGAGTGATATTTTGAGAAGAGTTGTTGTCCCAGGGTTGCCCTATGATACTCCAGTAAAAGATATAATGACGAAAGAGCTAATAACGGTTAATTCTAACACCCCCCTGGGAGAAGTTCTTAGAAAAATGGCAAGGCATAGGATTAAGCACATCTTAATAGAGGAAGAGGGAAAAATAGTTGGAATATTTACTTTGAGCGATCTACTTGAAGCGAGTAGAAGAAAGCTCGAAACTGCAATTTCAACGGAGTGA